The Manihot esculenta cultivar AM560-2 chromosome 1, M.esculenta_v8, whole genome shotgun sequence genome has a window encoding:
- the LOC110631143 gene encoding NADPH-dependent diflavin oxidoreductase 1 isoform X2 encodes MVEKPKKLVILYATQTGNALDAAERIGREAERRGCPITLCSMDEFDASSLPQEDTVIFVVSTTGQGDTPDSMKDFWRVLLQKNLSKHWLDGVHYAVFGLGDSGYQKYNFVAKKLDRRLSDLGATTIVERGLGDDQHPSGYEGELDPWMSSLWRALYQVSPNLFPKGPDFVTPESKLIDQPKFQVIYHETDMVDSQLLTDTGLKNIQMHVEMARSMLPGKFSHDKNRPDCLLKMVKNQPLTRADCGKDVRHFEFEFISSVHPRVMESAESNAPNVPIKLKTFVELNMDVASASPRRYFFEVMSFFATAQHEKERLQYFASPEGRDDLYQYNQKERRTVLEVLEDFPSVQMPFEWLVQLVPQLKTRAFSISSSLSAHPNQVHLTVNVVSWTTPFKRTRTGLCSTWLAKLDPQQNTGLYIPAWFHKGLLPPPPPSLPLILVGPGTGCAPFRGFVEERTIQDVSDRAAPIMFFFGCRSEENDFLYKDFWLSHALENGVLAEQRGGGFYVAFSRDQPQKVYVQHKMQEHSGRIWDLLLEGASIYVAGSSTKMPSDVRAAFEDIISREAGVSKETAELQLRRLERDGRYHVEAWS; translated from the exons ATGGTTGAGAAACCTAAGAAGTTGGTAATACTATATGCAACTCAAACTGGAAATGCTTTGGATGCAGCTGAGCGTATTGGCCGTGAGGCTGAGCGCAGAGGCTGCCCTATCACTCTTTGTTCCATGGATGAATTTGACGCT AGTTCTTTACCTCAAGAAGACACTGTAATTTTTGTTGTTTCTACCACAGGCCAGGGAGATACACCAGATTCTATGAAG GATTTTTGGAGGGTCCTTCTGCAGAAAAATCTTAGTAAGCATTGGCTAGATGGAGTTCATTATGCTGTTTTTGGATTGGGTGATTCTGGTTACCAAAAATATAAT TTTGTGGCAAAGAAGCTTGACAGAAGGCTTTCAGATCTTGGGGCAACAACTATTGTTGAAAGAGGATTGGGAGATGATCAGCACCCTTCAGG GTACGAAGGTGAGTTGGATCCTTGGATGTCATCCTTGTGGCGTGCACTGTACCAAGTCAGTCCTAATTTATTCCCAAAAGGTCCAGATTTTGTGACTCCAGAATCAAAATTGATTGATCAACCTAAATTCCAAGTAATATATCATGAAACTGACATGGTGGACTCGCAATTACTTACTGATACAG gtttaaaaaatattcaaatgcATGTTGAGATGGCTCGCTCGATGTTGCCTGGGAAATTTTCTCATGACAAGAACAGGCCGGATTGTCTTCTTAAAATG GTAAAGAATCAACCATTGACTAGAGCAGACTGTGGAAAAGATGTGCGCcattttgaatttgaattcaTTTCATCA GTGCACCCTAGAGTGATGGAAAGTGCTGAAAGCAATGCCCCTAATGTCCCTATCAAGctaaaaacttttgtggaactaAATATGGATGTTGCATCAGCTTCTCCTAGACGCTATTTCTTTGAG GTTATGAGCTTTTTCGCAACAGCTCAACATGAAAAGGAGAGACTTCAATATTTTGCATCACCTGAAGGAAGAGATGATCTATACCAATACAACCAGAAGGAACGAAGAACTGTTTTGGAG GTGCTAGAGGATTTCCCTTCTGTGCAAATGCCTTTTGAGTGGTTGGTGCAGTTGGTTCCTCAATTGAAAACTAGGGCTTTCTCCATTTCTTCTTCCCTTTCAGCTCATCCTAATCAAGTGCACTTGACCGTGAATGTAGTGTCATGGACAACACCTTTTAAGAGGACGCGGACAGGTCTCTGCTCCACGTGGCTTGCCAAATTAGATCCTCAACAAAATACAG GTTTATATATTCCAGCATGGTTTCACAAAGGTTTacttcctccaccaccaccatcacTTCCCCTTATTCTTGTCGGGCCGGGGACAGGATGTGCACCTTTTCGTGGGTTTGTGGAGGAAAGAACCATACAAGACGTATCTGATAGAGCTGCTCCCATTATGTTCTTCTTTGGTTGCCGAAGTGAGGAGAATGACTTCTTATATAAAGATTTTTGGCTGTCTCATGCACTAGAAAATGGGGTGCTTGCAGAACAAAGGGGTGGGGGTTTTTATGTTGCCTTTTCAAGAGACCAGCCGCAAAAGGTTTATGTGCAGCATAAAATGCAAGAACATAGTGGGAGGATATGGGATTTGTTATTAGAGGGGGCTTCTATTTATGTCGCAGGATCTTCGACCAAAATGCCCTCAGATGTAAGGGCAGCGTTCGAGGATATAATATCCCGAGAAGCTGGGGTTTCGAAGGAAACTGCTGAGCTGCAACTTAGGAGGTTGGAAAGGGATGGTAGATACCATGTTGAAGCATGGTCTTGA
- the LOC110631143 gene encoding NADPH-dependent diflavin oxidoreductase 1 isoform X1, whose translation MVEKPKKLVILYATQTGNALDAAERIGREAERRGCPITLCSMDEFDASSLPQEDTVIFVVSTTGQGDTPDSMKDFWRVLLQKNLSKHWLDGVHYAVFGLGDSGYQKYNFVAKKLDRRLSDLGATTIVERGLGDDQHPSGYEGELDPWMSSLWRALYQVSPNLFPKGPDFVTPESKLIDQPKFQVIYHETDMVDSQLLTDTGLKNIQMHVEMARSMLPGKFSHDKNRPDCLLKMVKNQPLTRADCGKDVRHFEFEFISSAIKYEVGDVLELLPGQNPAAVDAFIQHCNLEPESLITVHPRVMESAESNAPNVPIKLKTFVELNMDVASASPRRYFFEVMSFFATAQHEKERLQYFASPEGRDDLYQYNQKERRTVLEVLEDFPSVQMPFEWLVQLVPQLKTRAFSISSSLSAHPNQVHLTVNVVSWTTPFKRTRTGLCSTWLAKLDPQQNTGLYIPAWFHKGLLPPPPPSLPLILVGPGTGCAPFRGFVEERTIQDVSDRAAPIMFFFGCRSEENDFLYKDFWLSHALENGVLAEQRGGGFYVAFSRDQPQKVYVQHKMQEHSGRIWDLLLEGASIYVAGSSTKMPSDVRAAFEDIISREAGVSKETAELQLRRLERDGRYHVEAWS comes from the exons ATGGTTGAGAAACCTAAGAAGTTGGTAATACTATATGCAACTCAAACTGGAAATGCTTTGGATGCAGCTGAGCGTATTGGCCGTGAGGCTGAGCGCAGAGGCTGCCCTATCACTCTTTGTTCCATGGATGAATTTGACGCT AGTTCTTTACCTCAAGAAGACACTGTAATTTTTGTTGTTTCTACCACAGGCCAGGGAGATACACCAGATTCTATGAAG GATTTTTGGAGGGTCCTTCTGCAGAAAAATCTTAGTAAGCATTGGCTAGATGGAGTTCATTATGCTGTTTTTGGATTGGGTGATTCTGGTTACCAAAAATATAAT TTTGTGGCAAAGAAGCTTGACAGAAGGCTTTCAGATCTTGGGGCAACAACTATTGTTGAAAGAGGATTGGGAGATGATCAGCACCCTTCAGG GTACGAAGGTGAGTTGGATCCTTGGATGTCATCCTTGTGGCGTGCACTGTACCAAGTCAGTCCTAATTTATTCCCAAAAGGTCCAGATTTTGTGACTCCAGAATCAAAATTGATTGATCAACCTAAATTCCAAGTAATATATCATGAAACTGACATGGTGGACTCGCAATTACTTACTGATACAG gtttaaaaaatattcaaatgcATGTTGAGATGGCTCGCTCGATGTTGCCTGGGAAATTTTCTCATGACAAGAACAGGCCGGATTGTCTTCTTAAAATG GTAAAGAATCAACCATTGACTAGAGCAGACTGTGGAAAAGATGTGCGCcattttgaatttgaattcaTTTCATCA GCAATCAAATATGAAGTTGGTGATGTCCTTGAACTTCTCCCTGGTCAAAATCCTGCTGCAGTGGATGCTTTTATACAGCACTGTAATTTGGAACCTGAATCACTCATCACT GTGCACCCTAGAGTGATGGAAAGTGCTGAAAGCAATGCCCCTAATGTCCCTATCAAGctaaaaacttttgtggaactaAATATGGATGTTGCATCAGCTTCTCCTAGACGCTATTTCTTTGAG GTTATGAGCTTTTTCGCAACAGCTCAACATGAAAAGGAGAGACTTCAATATTTTGCATCACCTGAAGGAAGAGATGATCTATACCAATACAACCAGAAGGAACGAAGAACTGTTTTGGAG GTGCTAGAGGATTTCCCTTCTGTGCAAATGCCTTTTGAGTGGTTGGTGCAGTTGGTTCCTCAATTGAAAACTAGGGCTTTCTCCATTTCTTCTTCCCTTTCAGCTCATCCTAATCAAGTGCACTTGACCGTGAATGTAGTGTCATGGACAACACCTTTTAAGAGGACGCGGACAGGTCTCTGCTCCACGTGGCTTGCCAAATTAGATCCTCAACAAAATACAG GTTTATATATTCCAGCATGGTTTCACAAAGGTTTacttcctccaccaccaccatcacTTCCCCTTATTCTTGTCGGGCCGGGGACAGGATGTGCACCTTTTCGTGGGTTTGTGGAGGAAAGAACCATACAAGACGTATCTGATAGAGCTGCTCCCATTATGTTCTTCTTTGGTTGCCGAAGTGAGGAGAATGACTTCTTATATAAAGATTTTTGGCTGTCTCATGCACTAGAAAATGGGGTGCTTGCAGAACAAAGGGGTGGGGGTTTTTATGTTGCCTTTTCAAGAGACCAGCCGCAAAAGGTTTATGTGCAGCATAAAATGCAAGAACATAGTGGGAGGATATGGGATTTGTTATTAGAGGGGGCTTCTATTTATGTCGCAGGATCTTCGACCAAAATGCCCTCAGATGTAAGGGCAGCGTTCGAGGATATAATATCCCGAGAAGCTGGGGTTTCGAAGGAAACTGCTGAGCTGCAACTTAGGAGGTTGGAAAGGGATGGTAGATACCATGTTGAAGCATGGTCTTGA
- the LOC110631143 gene encoding NADPH-dependent diflavin oxidoreductase 1 isoform X3 produces the protein MVEKPKKLVILYATQTGNALDAAERIGREAERRGCPITLCSMDEFDAFVAKKLDRRLSDLGATTIVERGLGDDQHPSGYEGELDPWMSSLWRALYQVSPNLFPKGPDFVTPESKLIDQPKFQVIYHETDMVDSQLLTDTGLKNIQMHVEMARSMLPGKFSHDKNRPDCLLKMVKNQPLTRADCGKDVRHFEFEFISSAIKYEVGDVLELLPGQNPAAVDAFIQHCNLEPESLITVHPRVMESAESNAPNVPIKLKTFVELNMDVASASPRRYFFEVMSFFATAQHEKERLQYFASPEGRDDLYQYNQKERRTVLEVLEDFPSVQMPFEWLVQLVPQLKTRAFSISSSLSAHPNQVHLTVNVVSWTTPFKRTRTGLCSTWLAKLDPQQNTGLYIPAWFHKGLLPPPPPSLPLILVGPGTGCAPFRGFVEERTIQDVSDRAAPIMFFFGCRSEENDFLYKDFWLSHALENGVLAEQRGGGFYVAFSRDQPQKVYVQHKMQEHSGRIWDLLLEGASIYVAGSSTKMPSDVRAAFEDIISREAGVSKETAELQLRRLERDGRYHVEAWS, from the exons ATGGTTGAGAAACCTAAGAAGTTGGTAATACTATATGCAACTCAAACTGGAAATGCTTTGGATGCAGCTGAGCGTATTGGCCGTGAGGCTGAGCGCAGAGGCTGCCCTATCACTCTTTGTTCCATGGATGAATTTGACGCT TTTGTGGCAAAGAAGCTTGACAGAAGGCTTTCAGATCTTGGGGCAACAACTATTGTTGAAAGAGGATTGGGAGATGATCAGCACCCTTCAGG GTACGAAGGTGAGTTGGATCCTTGGATGTCATCCTTGTGGCGTGCACTGTACCAAGTCAGTCCTAATTTATTCCCAAAAGGTCCAGATTTTGTGACTCCAGAATCAAAATTGATTGATCAACCTAAATTCCAAGTAATATATCATGAAACTGACATGGTGGACTCGCAATTACTTACTGATACAG gtttaaaaaatattcaaatgcATGTTGAGATGGCTCGCTCGATGTTGCCTGGGAAATTTTCTCATGACAAGAACAGGCCGGATTGTCTTCTTAAAATG GTAAAGAATCAACCATTGACTAGAGCAGACTGTGGAAAAGATGTGCGCcattttgaatttgaattcaTTTCATCA GCAATCAAATATGAAGTTGGTGATGTCCTTGAACTTCTCCCTGGTCAAAATCCTGCTGCAGTGGATGCTTTTATACAGCACTGTAATTTGGAACCTGAATCACTCATCACT GTGCACCCTAGAGTGATGGAAAGTGCTGAAAGCAATGCCCCTAATGTCCCTATCAAGctaaaaacttttgtggaactaAATATGGATGTTGCATCAGCTTCTCCTAGACGCTATTTCTTTGAG GTTATGAGCTTTTTCGCAACAGCTCAACATGAAAAGGAGAGACTTCAATATTTTGCATCACCTGAAGGAAGAGATGATCTATACCAATACAACCAGAAGGAACGAAGAACTGTTTTGGAG GTGCTAGAGGATTTCCCTTCTGTGCAAATGCCTTTTGAGTGGTTGGTGCAGTTGGTTCCTCAATTGAAAACTAGGGCTTTCTCCATTTCTTCTTCCCTTTCAGCTCATCCTAATCAAGTGCACTTGACCGTGAATGTAGTGTCATGGACAACACCTTTTAAGAGGACGCGGACAGGTCTCTGCTCCACGTGGCTTGCCAAATTAGATCCTCAACAAAATACAG GTTTATATATTCCAGCATGGTTTCACAAAGGTTTacttcctccaccaccaccatcacTTCCCCTTATTCTTGTCGGGCCGGGGACAGGATGTGCACCTTTTCGTGGGTTTGTGGAGGAAAGAACCATACAAGACGTATCTGATAGAGCTGCTCCCATTATGTTCTTCTTTGGTTGCCGAAGTGAGGAGAATGACTTCTTATATAAAGATTTTTGGCTGTCTCATGCACTAGAAAATGGGGTGCTTGCAGAACAAAGGGGTGGGGGTTTTTATGTTGCCTTTTCAAGAGACCAGCCGCAAAAGGTTTATGTGCAGCATAAAATGCAAGAACATAGTGGGAGGATATGGGATTTGTTATTAGAGGGGGCTTCTATTTATGTCGCAGGATCTTCGACCAAAATGCCCTCAGATGTAAGGGCAGCGTTCGAGGATATAATATCCCGAGAAGCTGGGGTTTCGAAGGAAACTGCTGAGCTGCAACTTAGGAGGTTGGAAAGGGATGGTAGATACCATGTTGAAGCATGGTCTTGA
- the LOC110631143 gene encoding NADPH-dependent diflavin oxidoreductase 1 isoform X4 yields the protein MKDFWRVLLQKNLSKHWLDGVHYAVFGLGDSGYQKYNFVAKKLDRRLSDLGATTIVERGLGDDQHPSGYEGELDPWMSSLWRALYQVSPNLFPKGPDFVTPESKLIDQPKFQVIYHETDMVDSQLLTDTGLKNIQMHVEMARSMLPGKFSHDKNRPDCLLKMVKNQPLTRADCGKDVRHFEFEFISSAIKYEVGDVLELLPGQNPAAVDAFIQHCNLEPESLITVHPRVMESAESNAPNVPIKLKTFVELNMDVASASPRRYFFEVMSFFATAQHEKERLQYFASPEGRDDLYQYNQKERRTVLEVLEDFPSVQMPFEWLVQLVPQLKTRAFSISSSLSAHPNQVHLTVNVVSWTTPFKRTRTGLCSTWLAKLDPQQNTGLYIPAWFHKGLLPPPPPSLPLILVGPGTGCAPFRGFVEERTIQDVSDRAAPIMFFFGCRSEENDFLYKDFWLSHALENGVLAEQRGGGFYVAFSRDQPQKVYVQHKMQEHSGRIWDLLLEGASIYVAGSSTKMPSDVRAAFEDIISREAGVSKETAELQLRRLERDGRYHVEAWS from the exons ATGAAG GATTTTTGGAGGGTCCTTCTGCAGAAAAATCTTAGTAAGCATTGGCTAGATGGAGTTCATTATGCTGTTTTTGGATTGGGTGATTCTGGTTACCAAAAATATAAT TTTGTGGCAAAGAAGCTTGACAGAAGGCTTTCAGATCTTGGGGCAACAACTATTGTTGAAAGAGGATTGGGAGATGATCAGCACCCTTCAGG GTACGAAGGTGAGTTGGATCCTTGGATGTCATCCTTGTGGCGTGCACTGTACCAAGTCAGTCCTAATTTATTCCCAAAAGGTCCAGATTTTGTGACTCCAGAATCAAAATTGATTGATCAACCTAAATTCCAAGTAATATATCATGAAACTGACATGGTGGACTCGCAATTACTTACTGATACAG gtttaaaaaatattcaaatgcATGTTGAGATGGCTCGCTCGATGTTGCCTGGGAAATTTTCTCATGACAAGAACAGGCCGGATTGTCTTCTTAAAATG GTAAAGAATCAACCATTGACTAGAGCAGACTGTGGAAAAGATGTGCGCcattttgaatttgaattcaTTTCATCA GCAATCAAATATGAAGTTGGTGATGTCCTTGAACTTCTCCCTGGTCAAAATCCTGCTGCAGTGGATGCTTTTATACAGCACTGTAATTTGGAACCTGAATCACTCATCACT GTGCACCCTAGAGTGATGGAAAGTGCTGAAAGCAATGCCCCTAATGTCCCTATCAAGctaaaaacttttgtggaactaAATATGGATGTTGCATCAGCTTCTCCTAGACGCTATTTCTTTGAG GTTATGAGCTTTTTCGCAACAGCTCAACATGAAAAGGAGAGACTTCAATATTTTGCATCACCTGAAGGAAGAGATGATCTATACCAATACAACCAGAAGGAACGAAGAACTGTTTTGGAG GTGCTAGAGGATTTCCCTTCTGTGCAAATGCCTTTTGAGTGGTTGGTGCAGTTGGTTCCTCAATTGAAAACTAGGGCTTTCTCCATTTCTTCTTCCCTTTCAGCTCATCCTAATCAAGTGCACTTGACCGTGAATGTAGTGTCATGGACAACACCTTTTAAGAGGACGCGGACAGGTCTCTGCTCCACGTGGCTTGCCAAATTAGATCCTCAACAAAATACAG GTTTATATATTCCAGCATGGTTTCACAAAGGTTTacttcctccaccaccaccatcacTTCCCCTTATTCTTGTCGGGCCGGGGACAGGATGTGCACCTTTTCGTGGGTTTGTGGAGGAAAGAACCATACAAGACGTATCTGATAGAGCTGCTCCCATTATGTTCTTCTTTGGTTGCCGAAGTGAGGAGAATGACTTCTTATATAAAGATTTTTGGCTGTCTCATGCACTAGAAAATGGGGTGCTTGCAGAACAAAGGGGTGGGGGTTTTTATGTTGCCTTTTCAAGAGACCAGCCGCAAAAGGTTTATGTGCAGCATAAAATGCAAGAACATAGTGGGAGGATATGGGATTTGTTATTAGAGGGGGCTTCTATTTATGTCGCAGGATCTTCGACCAAAATGCCCTCAGATGTAAGGGCAGCGTTCGAGGATATAATATCCCGAGAAGCTGGGGTTTCGAAGGAAACTGCTGAGCTGCAACTTAGGAGGTTGGAAAGGGATGGTAGATACCATGTTGAAGCATGGTCTTGA
- the LOC110631143 gene encoding NADPH-dependent diflavin oxidoreductase 1 isoform X5, whose translation MKLTWWTRNYLLIQVKNQPLTRADCGKDVRHFEFEFISSAIKYEVGDVLELLPGQNPAAVDAFIQHCNLEPESLITVHPRVMESAESNAPNVPIKLKTFVELNMDVASASPRRYFFEVMSFFATAQHEKERLQYFASPEGRDDLYQYNQKERRTVLEVLEDFPSVQMPFEWLVQLVPQLKTRAFSISSSLSAHPNQVHLTVNVVSWTTPFKRTRTGLCSTWLAKLDPQQNTGLYIPAWFHKGLLPPPPPSLPLILVGPGTGCAPFRGFVEERTIQDVSDRAAPIMFFFGCRSEENDFLYKDFWLSHALENGVLAEQRGGGFYVAFSRDQPQKVYVQHKMQEHSGRIWDLLLEGASIYVAGSSTKMPSDVRAAFEDIISREAGVSKETAELQLRRLERDGRYHVEAWS comes from the exons ATGAAACTGACATGGTGGACTCGCAATTACTTACTGATACAG GTAAAGAATCAACCATTGACTAGAGCAGACTGTGGAAAAGATGTGCGCcattttgaatttgaattcaTTTCATCA GCAATCAAATATGAAGTTGGTGATGTCCTTGAACTTCTCCCTGGTCAAAATCCTGCTGCAGTGGATGCTTTTATACAGCACTGTAATTTGGAACCTGAATCACTCATCACT GTGCACCCTAGAGTGATGGAAAGTGCTGAAAGCAATGCCCCTAATGTCCCTATCAAGctaaaaacttttgtggaactaAATATGGATGTTGCATCAGCTTCTCCTAGACGCTATTTCTTTGAG GTTATGAGCTTTTTCGCAACAGCTCAACATGAAAAGGAGAGACTTCAATATTTTGCATCACCTGAAGGAAGAGATGATCTATACCAATACAACCAGAAGGAACGAAGAACTGTTTTGGAG GTGCTAGAGGATTTCCCTTCTGTGCAAATGCCTTTTGAGTGGTTGGTGCAGTTGGTTCCTCAATTGAAAACTAGGGCTTTCTCCATTTCTTCTTCCCTTTCAGCTCATCCTAATCAAGTGCACTTGACCGTGAATGTAGTGTCATGGACAACACCTTTTAAGAGGACGCGGACAGGTCTCTGCTCCACGTGGCTTGCCAAATTAGATCCTCAACAAAATACAG GTTTATATATTCCAGCATGGTTTCACAAAGGTTTacttcctccaccaccaccatcacTTCCCCTTATTCTTGTCGGGCCGGGGACAGGATGTGCACCTTTTCGTGGGTTTGTGGAGGAAAGAACCATACAAGACGTATCTGATAGAGCTGCTCCCATTATGTTCTTCTTTGGTTGCCGAAGTGAGGAGAATGACTTCTTATATAAAGATTTTTGGCTGTCTCATGCACTAGAAAATGGGGTGCTTGCAGAACAAAGGGGTGGGGGTTTTTATGTTGCCTTTTCAAGAGACCAGCCGCAAAAGGTTTATGTGCAGCATAAAATGCAAGAACATAGTGGGAGGATATGGGATTTGTTATTAGAGGGGGCTTCTATTTATGTCGCAGGATCTTCGACCAAAATGCCCTCAGATGTAAGGGCAGCGTTCGAGGATATAATATCCCGAGAAGCTGGGGTTTCGAAGGAAACTGCTGAGCTGCAACTTAGGAGGTTGGAAAGGGATGGTAGATACCATGTTGAAGCATGGTCTTGA
- the LOC110631143 gene encoding NADPH-dependent diflavin oxidoreductase 1 isoform X7 — MKLTWWTRNYLLIQVKNQPLTRADCGKDVRHFEFEFISSVHPRVMESAESNAPNVPIKLKTFVELNMDVASASPRRYFFEVMSFFATAQHEKERLQYFASPEGRDDLYQYNQKERRTVLEVLEDFPSVQMPFEWLVQLVPQLKTRAFSISSSLSAHPNQVHLTVNVVSWTTPFKRTRTGLCSTWLAKLDPQQNTGLYIPAWFHKGLLPPPPPSLPLILVGPGTGCAPFRGFVEERTIQDVSDRAAPIMFFFGCRSEENDFLYKDFWLSHALENGVLAEQRGGGFYVAFSRDQPQKVYVQHKMQEHSGRIWDLLLEGASIYVAGSSTKMPSDVRAAFEDIISREAGVSKETAELQLRRLERDGRYHVEAWS, encoded by the exons ATGAAACTGACATGGTGGACTCGCAATTACTTACTGATACAG GTAAAGAATCAACCATTGACTAGAGCAGACTGTGGAAAAGATGTGCGCcattttgaatttgaattcaTTTCATCA GTGCACCCTAGAGTGATGGAAAGTGCTGAAAGCAATGCCCCTAATGTCCCTATCAAGctaaaaacttttgtggaactaAATATGGATGTTGCATCAGCTTCTCCTAGACGCTATTTCTTTGAG GTTATGAGCTTTTTCGCAACAGCTCAACATGAAAAGGAGAGACTTCAATATTTTGCATCACCTGAAGGAAGAGATGATCTATACCAATACAACCAGAAGGAACGAAGAACTGTTTTGGAG GTGCTAGAGGATTTCCCTTCTGTGCAAATGCCTTTTGAGTGGTTGGTGCAGTTGGTTCCTCAATTGAAAACTAGGGCTTTCTCCATTTCTTCTTCCCTTTCAGCTCATCCTAATCAAGTGCACTTGACCGTGAATGTAGTGTCATGGACAACACCTTTTAAGAGGACGCGGACAGGTCTCTGCTCCACGTGGCTTGCCAAATTAGATCCTCAACAAAATACAG GTTTATATATTCCAGCATGGTTTCACAAAGGTTTacttcctccaccaccaccatcacTTCCCCTTATTCTTGTCGGGCCGGGGACAGGATGTGCACCTTTTCGTGGGTTTGTGGAGGAAAGAACCATACAAGACGTATCTGATAGAGCTGCTCCCATTATGTTCTTCTTTGGTTGCCGAAGTGAGGAGAATGACTTCTTATATAAAGATTTTTGGCTGTCTCATGCACTAGAAAATGGGGTGCTTGCAGAACAAAGGGGTGGGGGTTTTTATGTTGCCTTTTCAAGAGACCAGCCGCAAAAGGTTTATGTGCAGCATAAAATGCAAGAACATAGTGGGAGGATATGGGATTTGTTATTAGAGGGGGCTTCTATTTATGTCGCAGGATCTTCGACCAAAATGCCCTCAGATGTAAGGGCAGCGTTCGAGGATATAATATCCCGAGAAGCTGGGGTTTCGAAGGAAACTGCTGAGCTGCAACTTAGGAGGTTGGAAAGGGATGGTAGATACCATGTTGAAGCATGGTCTTGA
- the LOC110631143 gene encoding NADPH-dependent diflavin oxidoreductase 1 isoform X6 has protein sequence MCAILNLNSFHQQSNMKLVMSLNFSLVKILLQWMLLYSTVHPRVMESAESNAPNVPIKLKTFVELNMDVASASPRRYFFEVMSFFATAQHEKERLQYFASPEGRDDLYQYNQKERRTVLEVLEDFPSVQMPFEWLVQLVPQLKTRAFSISSSLSAHPNQVHLTVNVVSWTTPFKRTRTGLCSTWLAKLDPQQNTGLYIPAWFHKGLLPPPPPSLPLILVGPGTGCAPFRGFVEERTIQDVSDRAAPIMFFFGCRSEENDFLYKDFWLSHALENGVLAEQRGGGFYVAFSRDQPQKVYVQHKMQEHSGRIWDLLLEGASIYVAGSSTKMPSDVRAAFEDIISREAGVSKETAELQLRRLERDGRYHVEAWS, from the exons ATGTGCGCcattttgaatttgaattcaTTTCATCA GCAATCAAATATGAAGTTGGTGATGTCCTTGAACTTCTCCCTGGTCAAAATCCTGCTGCAGTGGATGCTTTTATACAGCACT GTGCACCCTAGAGTGATGGAAAGTGCTGAAAGCAATGCCCCTAATGTCCCTATCAAGctaaaaacttttgtggaactaAATATGGATGTTGCATCAGCTTCTCCTAGACGCTATTTCTTTGAG GTTATGAGCTTTTTCGCAACAGCTCAACATGAAAAGGAGAGACTTCAATATTTTGCATCACCTGAAGGAAGAGATGATCTATACCAATACAACCAGAAGGAACGAAGAACTGTTTTGGAG GTGCTAGAGGATTTCCCTTCTGTGCAAATGCCTTTTGAGTGGTTGGTGCAGTTGGTTCCTCAATTGAAAACTAGGGCTTTCTCCATTTCTTCTTCCCTTTCAGCTCATCCTAATCAAGTGCACTTGACCGTGAATGTAGTGTCATGGACAACACCTTTTAAGAGGACGCGGACAGGTCTCTGCTCCACGTGGCTTGCCAAATTAGATCCTCAACAAAATACAG GTTTATATATTCCAGCATGGTTTCACAAAGGTTTacttcctccaccaccaccatcacTTCCCCTTATTCTTGTCGGGCCGGGGACAGGATGTGCACCTTTTCGTGGGTTTGTGGAGGAAAGAACCATACAAGACGTATCTGATAGAGCTGCTCCCATTATGTTCTTCTTTGGTTGCCGAAGTGAGGAGAATGACTTCTTATATAAAGATTTTTGGCTGTCTCATGCACTAGAAAATGGGGTGCTTGCAGAACAAAGGGGTGGGGGTTTTTATGTTGCCTTTTCAAGAGACCAGCCGCAAAAGGTTTATGTGCAGCATAAAATGCAAGAACATAGTGGGAGGATATGGGATTTGTTATTAGAGGGGGCTTCTATTTATGTCGCAGGATCTTCGACCAAAATGCCCTCAGATGTAAGGGCAGCGTTCGAGGATATAATATCCCGAGAAGCTGGGGTTTCGAAGGAAACTGCTGAGCTGCAACTTAGGAGGTTGGAAAGGGATGGTAGATACCATGTTGAAGCATGGTCTTGA